A genomic region of Roseateles amylovorans contains the following coding sequences:
- the hemH gene encoding ferrochelatase, translated as MSFRPEPTYNHGSAPTTGLLLCNLGTPDAPTPAATRRYLAQFLADPRVIEIPKLAWLPILHGIILRTRPAKSAKKYASIWMKEGSPLAVWTERQAKMLQGYLGERGHRLIVRHAMRYGNPSIASQLDALREAGATRLLVLPAYPQYCAATTASVIDDVSHWMQSHRNLPELRIINRYHDDAGYIAALAESVRAHWQREGRSDMLVMSFHGMPARTLAMGDPYHCECLKTGRLLAEALGLSPAQYKVTFQSRFGKARWLEPYTEPTLRKLASEGLKSVDLICPGFAADCIETLEEIDMEAREAFLHSGGQQFSYIPCLNDSPAHVRALASLAERHLQGWPTQTPPQPAELARQREAALITGASR; from the coding sequence ATGAGCTTTCGCCCAGAACCCACCTACAACCACGGCAGCGCCCCCACCACCGGCCTGCTGCTTTGCAACCTCGGCACACCGGACGCCCCCACCCCCGCCGCCACCCGGCGCTATCTGGCGCAGTTCCTCGCCGACCCGCGCGTCATCGAGATCCCGAAGCTGGCCTGGCTGCCCATCCTGCACGGCATCATCCTGCGCACCCGCCCGGCGAAGTCCGCCAAGAAATACGCCAGCATCTGGATGAAGGAAGGATCGCCGCTGGCGGTCTGGACCGAGCGTCAGGCCAAGATGCTGCAAGGCTATCTGGGCGAACGCGGCCATCGGCTGATCGTGCGCCATGCGATGCGCTACGGCAATCCGTCCATCGCCTCGCAGCTCGATGCGCTGCGTGAGGCGGGCGCCACCCGGCTGCTGGTGCTGCCGGCGTATCCACAGTACTGCGCGGCCACCACGGCCAGCGTGATCGACGACGTCTCCCACTGGATGCAGAGCCATCGCAACCTGCCGGAGCTGCGCATCATCAACCGCTACCACGACGACGCGGGCTACATCGCCGCGCTGGCCGAGAGCGTGCGCGCCCACTGGCAGCGCGAAGGCCGGTCCGACATGCTGGTGATGAGCTTCCACGGCATGCCGGCGCGGACCCTGGCCATGGGCGACCCCTACCACTGCGAATGCCTCAAGACTGGCCGCCTGCTGGCCGAGGCGCTGGGCCTGTCGCCCGCGCAGTACAAGGTGACCTTCCAGAGCCGGTTCGGCAAGGCCCGCTGGCTGGAACCCTACACCGAGCCGACGCTGCGCAAGCTGGCCAGCGAGGGCCTCAAGTCGGTCGACCTGATCTGCCCCGGCTTCGCGGCCGACTGCATCGAGACCCTGGAAGAAATCGACATGGAGGCCCGTGAGGCCTTCCTGCACAGCGGCGGACAGCAGTTCAGCTACATCCCCTGCCTGAACGACAGCCCGGCCCATGTGCGGGCACTCGCCAGCCTGGCCGAGCGCCACCTGCAGGGATGGCCGACCCAGACCCCGCCTCAGCCCGCCGAACTGGCCCGCCAGCGTGAAGCGGCCTTGATCACCGGCGCGTCCCGATAA